Proteins encoded in a region of the Novibacillus thermophilus genome:
- a CDS encoding sodium:solute symporter family transporter yields the protein MTVIFSQEGEVKMGLLDVFVLTVYFAALMTVGIIGTKKAKTSEMYMVAGRNLGVFMFFGCLTAVFLGGSSTIGTAQLGYENGVSGVWFVFSMGLGIMLFGLLLYKRVTGYQLMTISEFLGKRFNTGAKLIGATVAAIYALMVSVTQVIAIGSILNAVFGWDLTVSMLVGGGIVFFYTVLGGMWSVSMTDIIQFSVMTVGIFFVMLPFSLSKAGVGAN from the coding sequence ATGACAGTCATTTTTAGTCAAGAGGGTGAGGTTAAAATGGGTCTCCTCGATGTCTTCGTCTTAACGGTGTATTTTGCTGCGTTAATGACAGTCGGCATTATCGGCACTAAAAAAGCAAAGACGTCAGAAATGTATATGGTGGCCGGGAGAAATCTCGGAGTGTTTATGTTCTTCGGATGTCTGACGGCCGTCTTTCTTGGCGGCTCGTCGACCATCGGAACGGCTCAGCTCGGTTATGAAAACGGAGTCTCCGGAGTGTGGTTTGTGTTTTCGATGGGTCTCGGCATTATGCTGTTTGGCCTTCTGCTGTACAAGCGGGTTACAGGTTATCAATTGATGACCATTAGTGAATTTTTAGGGAAACGTTTTAACACGGGAGCCAAATTGATTGGTGCGACAGTGGCTGCTATATACGCTTTGATGGTCAGTGTCACACAAGTGATCGCCATCGGTTCGATTTTGAATGCCGTATTCGGCTGGGATCTCACGGTCTCCATGTTGGTTGGAGGAGGAATCGTGTTTTTTTACACCGTCCTCGGCGGCATGTGGTCCGTCTCCATGACGGACATCATCCAATTCTCAGTCATGACGGTCGGGATATTTTTTGTCATGTTGCCGTTCAGTTTGTCCAAAGCGGGGGTTGGGGCCAACTGA
- a CDS encoding aldehyde dehydrogenase family protein yields the protein MTQLFISGQWVEGEGDERKIVNPANGDVIDAVRDATPDQVSDAISAALNAFERTDWATNVKRRIDVLRRTADAVHQRADEIARIETENTGKPIREARLDVEDSITCLHYYADLVENRTPWTKTMPDGTTSRVVEEPVGVTGLIVPWNFPLLLAVWKLAPALAAGNTVILKPSELTPLSIARLTDLLHASGLPEGAFNLVLGGGEVGQGIVRDPRVDKVSFTGSVATGQAVYAQCAETLKRVSLELGGKSPLIIFDDIDLDHAAEWMMFGSFFNQGEVCVAASRILVHERIFKPFTERLIQRAQNINIGDPLSEETELGPLVSASHLAKVQSYVEIGKHEGARCLFGGEALEQKPGYFFQPTVFVDVKQDMRIVQEEIFGPVATVQPFQHEEEAIALANGTKYGLAAGILTNDTDRAERVASQIKAGTIWINGYHTPYVEAPWGGFKFSGMGRELGPHGLAHYVEYKHVNARPKFDQLGWYSS from the coding sequence GTGACTCAATTGTTTATTAGCGGCCAGTGGGTTGAGGGAGAGGGGGACGAACGAAAAATTGTCAATCCGGCCAACGGAGACGTAATCGACGCAGTCCGTGACGCGACACCGGACCAAGTGTCAGATGCGATCAGCGCAGCTCTTAACGCCTTCGAACGGACGGATTGGGCGACGAACGTCAAGAGACGTATCGACGTGCTGCGGCGCACGGCGGACGCCGTCCACCAACGCGCCGACGAAATCGCCCGGATAGAGACAGAAAATACGGGGAAACCGATCCGGGAAGCTCGTTTAGATGTGGAAGACAGTATCACGTGTTTACACTATTACGCCGATCTGGTGGAAAATCGGACGCCTTGGACAAAAACGATGCCGGACGGCACCACGAGCCGTGTAGTGGAAGAACCGGTCGGTGTTACGGGTTTAATCGTCCCGTGGAATTTCCCGCTGTTGTTAGCCGTATGGAAACTGGCTCCAGCTCTGGCTGCCGGCAATACAGTCATCCTAAAGCCGTCTGAGTTGACACCGCTCAGCATTGCGCGTTTGACTGACCTGCTTCACGCATCCGGTTTGCCCGAAGGAGCGTTTAACCTCGTCCTCGGAGGCGGGGAAGTGGGACAGGGAATCGTCCGCGATCCCCGTGTGGACAAAGTATCCTTTACCGGGAGTGTCGCAACAGGTCAGGCGGTTTACGCTCAGTGCGCCGAAACATTGAAGCGCGTCTCCCTTGAATTGGGAGGAAAATCGCCGCTCATCATCTTCGATGACATCGATCTGGACCATGCGGCCGAGTGGATGATGTTCGGTTCGTTTTTCAACCAGGGCGAAGTGTGTGTTGCGGCATCCCGCATTCTCGTCCATGAGCGGATATTCAAGCCGTTTACAGAACGGCTTATCCAGCGCGCCCAAAACATCAACATAGGCGATCCTCTATCGGAAGAGACAGAGTTAGGGCCCCTCGTTAGCGCCTCTCACTTGGCCAAAGTGCAGTCGTATGTGGAGATAGGAAAGCATGAAGGGGCGCGTTGCTTGTTTGGAGGAGAGGCCCTCGAACAGAAACCGGGCTACTTTTTTCAACCTACCGTGTTCGTCGATGTGAAGCAGGACATGCGCATCGTGCAGGAAGAGATTTTCGGCCCCGTGGCCACCGTTCAGCCGTTTCAACACGAAGAAGAGGCCATCGCATTGGCAAACGGGACGAAATACGGGCTGGCTGCCGGCATACTCACCAATGATACCGATCGGGCAGAGCGAGTGGCTTCCCAGATAAAAGCTGGAACGATTTGGATAAACGGGTATCACACGCCTTACGTGGAGGCGCCGTGGGGCGGATTTAAATTCAGCGGCATGGGCAGGGAACTCGGTCCTCACGGTTTAGCCCATTACGTCGAATACAAACACGTGAACGCGCGGCCAAAGTTTGATCAGCTCGGATGGTATTCTTCATGA
- a CDS encoding carbon-nitrogen hydrolase family protein — protein sequence MQDNFNRGDTSHNVRLMESYIVSCARDHPQVKLILFPELATTGYRLTEKVKDVAEYAEGPTFSHLSALAQKFCLYIGYGFVEKGGASLPSTFYNSMNFIGPNGERLATYQKIHLTPLEEHLFTPGRQLVTVDTEMGRFGLLICWDLAFPELSRLLALEGADVLLAPSAWEVPHDQSYRQMASARALDNVVFVATCNHTGRTDDLKFFGKSAIYGPDGRTLNEANREGSGLVVSKIDLGVRQQMKEGFFSMWRDRRNDLYDVRWKGN from the coding sequence GTGCAGGACAATTTTAATCGAGGAGACACTTCTCACAACGTGCGACTGATGGAATCCTACATTGTTTCGTGTGCAAGGGATCATCCGCAGGTGAAACTCATCCTGTTTCCGGAATTGGCCACGACAGGGTACCGTTTGACAGAAAAAGTAAAAGATGTAGCCGAATATGCTGAAGGACCGACATTTTCACACTTGTCGGCCCTCGCACAGAAATTCTGTTTGTACATTGGATACGGCTTTGTGGAAAAGGGCGGGGCCTCGTTACCGTCCACTTTTTACAACTCTATGAATTTTATCGGGCCGAATGGGGAAAGGTTGGCGACGTATCAAAAAATACACCTGACCCCTTTGGAAGAACATCTATTTACACCGGGCAGACAGTTAGTAACAGTAGATACGGAAATGGGGCGATTCGGTCTGCTTATATGTTGGGATCTGGCTTTCCCGGAGTTGTCCCGACTGTTGGCGTTGGAAGGCGCCGACGTTTTGCTAGCGCCGAGCGCGTGGGAAGTGCCCCACGATCAGTCCTATCGCCAGATGGCGTCTGCCCGGGCGTTGGACAACGTCGTGTTTGTCGCCACATGTAACCATACAGGAAGGACGGATGATCTGAAATTTTTTGGCAAGTCGGCGATTTACGGTCCAGATGGGCGGACACTGAACGAAGCGAATCGGGAAGGTAGTGGCCTAGTCGTGTCAAAGATTGATTTAGGTGTTCGCCAACAGATGAAGGAAGGATTTTTTTCCATGTGGCGGGATCGGCGAAACGATCTGTATGATGTACGGTGGAAAGGCAACTAG
- a CDS encoding carbon-nitrogen hydrolase family protein codes for MESHNRQGAAFTKNVFAGRGKVTAAIAQISPVFLDKQRTIEKAIEYIHQAGKRGADLVVFPESYIPAFPYWQQGNNDPAVEWFEMNVLFQNESVVVGSEDTESLSKASKSAGINVVMGCTELDYAVGSRTLYNSMLYFDREGNLFGHHRKVMPTGQERIFHGMGGGGRNLKVYDTDVGRLGGLICWENHMILIRALMAYQGEEIHVATWPGTWSGMPTDGMTYVDKESKNPQSYNTCDWEPAIRAHAFEAQTFVVSACGYQPAEDVPDSFPYKNRTNWDWANGGSAIVDPFGNYVVEPVYDREELIVAELDGDLIKAAKSAFDLLGHYSRPDLVQLLYRDVEDPHLIPKSQLGEVDR; via the coding sequence ATGGAAAGCCATAACAGGCAAGGAGCGGCGTTTACGAAAAACGTTTTTGCAGGAAGAGGAAAAGTAACGGCGGCCATCGCGCAAATTTCACCGGTTTTCCTCGACAAGCAGCGCACGATTGAGAAAGCGATCGAGTACATCCATCAAGCGGGAAAAAGGGGAGCCGATCTCGTCGTCTTCCCCGAGTCGTACATTCCGGCGTTTCCGTACTGGCAACAAGGAAACAATGACCCTGCCGTCGAGTGGTTTGAGATGAATGTTCTCTTTCAAAACGAATCCGTCGTCGTCGGCTCGGAAGACACCGAATCCTTAAGCAAGGCATCCAAAAGTGCCGGCATTAACGTCGTGATGGGATGTACAGAGCTTGATTACGCCGTCGGTTCTCGCACCCTCTACAATTCGATGCTTTATTTTGACCGCGAAGGGAATCTGTTCGGGCATCACCGGAAAGTGATGCCCACTGGCCAAGAGAGAATTTTCCACGGAATGGGCGGTGGAGGCCGCAATTTAAAAGTGTACGATACAGACGTCGGGCGGCTCGGTGGCCTCATTTGTTGGGAGAATCACATGATTCTCATCCGGGCATTGATGGCGTATCAAGGGGAAGAAATTCATGTGGCGACGTGGCCAGGCACGTGGAGCGGAATGCCGACAGACGGTATGACGTACGTGGACAAAGAGTCGAAAAATCCCCAGTCGTATAACACGTGCGACTGGGAGCCTGCCATTCGTGCTCACGCCTTCGAAGCCCAGACGTTTGTCGTTAGTGCATGCGGCTATCAACCGGCAGAGGACGTCCCTGACAGTTTCCCGTATAAAAACAGAACAAATTGGGATTGGGCCAACGGTGGAAGCGCGATCGTCGACCCTTTCGGAAATTACGTCGTCGAGCCAGTGTACGACCGGGAGGAGCTCATCGTTGCTGAACTGGACGGAGATCTCATTAAAGCGGCTAAAAGTGCGTTTGACCTCCTCGGACATTATTCCAGACCAGACCTGGTACAGCTTTTGTATCGTGACGTCGAGGACCCTCATTTAATCCCTAAGAGCCAATTAGGTGAAGTCGACAGGTAA
- a CDS encoding iron-containing alcohol dehydrogenase, giving the protein MAYQFTLRTTVVSEPGVSSRVGDYLKRLGVNSTLVVTDRVIREAGLIEGILDSLKNNDVPYVVFDDVKPNPKDTEVKTVTDYAREHKVNGLLAVGGGSAMDLAKGVGILLSHGGDIRDWEGDFTLERDIVPLICIPTTVGTGSEVTWISVITDTSRSFKMGIVDPKLAPRMALLDSEMIKSLPPSVAASTGLDALTHAIEAYTSRLASPLTDAFALQAMEMIRDNLETVVSDPKNEAAAEKMLTASMMAGIAFNNADVGSVHCLSEAIGAFYDLPHGVLNGIFLPYVYKRNMSADPVRHAKIATLLGADEQLSPDEAAQEGWNILMGLRKRLNLPTFNSLDKVSPQDFQQLAKVAKETPMDKSNIRELSEKDYLDIMLEAFAEA; this is encoded by the coding sequence TTGGCTTACCAGTTTACGTTGCGCACAACGGTCGTATCTGAACCCGGCGTTTCCAGTCGGGTCGGTGATTACTTAAAAAGATTAGGGGTTAACAGCACTCTTGTTGTAACGGACCGTGTCATTCGGGAAGCAGGGCTCATTGAAGGCATTTTGGACAGTTTGAAAAATAACGACGTTCCCTATGTCGTGTTCGACGATGTCAAACCCAATCCGAAAGATACGGAGGTTAAGACCGTAACAGATTACGCACGGGAGCACAAAGTGAACGGATTGTTGGCTGTCGGTGGCGGAAGTGCCATGGATCTGGCCAAAGGTGTCGGCATCTTGTTATCCCACGGAGGGGACATTCGGGACTGGGAAGGAGACTTTACACTCGAACGCGATATAGTGCCTCTCATTTGTATTCCGACAACAGTGGGGACAGGCAGCGAAGTGACGTGGATTTCGGTTATCACGGACACGTCGAGAAGTTTTAAAATGGGCATTGTCGATCCAAAGCTCGCCCCGCGCATGGCCCTATTGGATTCAGAAATGATTAAAAGCTTGCCCCCGTCCGTCGCTGCCAGTACTGGATTAGATGCACTGACGCACGCCATTGAAGCCTACACCTCCCGATTGGCGTCACCTTTGACGGATGCTTTCGCTTTACAGGCAATGGAGATGATTCGGGACAACCTGGAAACGGTAGTCTCCGACCCAAAAAACGAAGCAGCTGCTGAGAAGATGTTGACGGCCAGTATGATGGCAGGCATTGCGTTTAACAATGCGGACGTCGGCAGTGTGCACTGTCTGTCAGAGGCTATCGGTGCTTTTTACGATCTGCCCCACGGTGTCCTCAACGGCATCTTTCTGCCGTACGTCTACAAACGGAACATGTCAGCCGATCCTGTCAGACACGCTAAAATCGCGACCCTTTTGGGGGCCGATGAACAACTCTCGCCAGATGAGGCGGCACAAGAAGGATGGAACATCTTAATGGGGCTGAGAAAGCGGTTGAACTTGCCGACGTTCAACTCTTTGGACAAAGTGTCACCGCAAGACTTTCAACAGCTGGCGAAGGTAGCAAAAGAGACACCGATGGATAAGAGCAACATACGGGAACTGTCCGAAAAAGACTATTTGGACATTATGTTAGAGGCGTTCGCCGAAGCGTAA
- the speB gene encoding agmatinase: protein MYGPKDSSQSPRFCGTRTFMRLEQIRTTENVDFVVAGVPFDTAASNRTGQRYGPQHIRNFSVLLRPYNPDQDINIFDYCSGVDYGDIDVIPGNVHRTYDNIEKELTHILNQSVTPILMGGDHSITLGHLRAFHKKYGPVALIQFDSHGDTWDHYYGEKYMHGTPFRRAVEEGLLDVDHSIQIGMRGPLYGPEDIDDARQLGFHVLTMRDVRRLGYDDVIKQIHERVGDRPAFVTFDIDFVDPAYAPGTGTPEVGGPTSYEALEFVRGLDGLNLVGFDLVEVLPAYDSGEMTAIAASAVMYEMITLVALKKRREREG, encoded by the coding sequence ATGTACGGACCGAAAGACTCTTCTCAATCACCTCGCTTTTGCGGGACGCGAACGTTTATGAGACTGGAGCAAATCCGGACGACGGAAAATGTAGACTTTGTCGTCGCAGGTGTGCCGTTCGACACAGCGGCGTCCAACCGCACGGGACAGCGCTACGGTCCTCAACACATTCGCAATTTTTCCGTACTGTTGAGGCCGTACAATCCGGATCAAGACATCAACATTTTCGATTACTGTTCTGGGGTAGACTATGGAGACATCGACGTCATACCCGGCAACGTTCACCGGACGTACGACAACATTGAGAAAGAACTGACACACATTTTGAACCAGTCTGTAACGCCGATTCTCATGGGAGGCGACCACTCCATTACACTGGGGCATTTACGGGCCTTTCACAAGAAGTACGGCCCTGTCGCTCTCATTCAGTTCGATTCCCACGGCGACACGTGGGACCACTACTACGGCGAAAAGTATATGCACGGAACGCCTTTCCGCCGGGCGGTGGAAGAGGGCCTGCTCGACGTCGACCACTCCATCCAAATCGGAATGCGCGGTCCGCTGTACGGTCCCGAGGACATTGACGATGCAAGGCAACTCGGATTTCACGTGTTGACGATGCGGGACGTGCGGCGGCTGGGGTATGACGACGTGATCAAACAAATTCACGAGCGGGTAGGGGATCGACCGGCCTTCGTTACCTTTGACATTGATTTTGTCGATCCGGCTTACGCACCGGGGACCGGAACACCGGAAGTCGGAGGGCCGACCAGTTACGAAGCGTTGGAGTTTGTCAGGGGACTGGACGGTCTGAACTTAGTAGGCTTTGATCTCGTCGAGGTACTGCCTGCATACGACAGTGGTGAAATGACAGCCATAGCGGCTTCAGCCGTTATGTACGAGATGATTACCCTAGTGGCGCTGAAAAAGCGTCGCGAACGAGAGGGCTAA
- a CDS encoding purine-cytosine permease family protein, translating to MSQHNESTFGLLPVLPNERVWNGFDFSMVNIGLAIATWGFLIGGTLSEFVDLKMGIAASIAGNTLGIIMMALATSIPSSKYGIDQYVSLRSVLGFHGVKLALAVMVLIEFGWCAVLAIMFGRASTNILSEITALSQSSLVSIVVFAFLAIVISWLIVAKGPVSIKWLNRIVAPGLIIILIAMLAILLSRYSWGELLALQPINPAPDRWWNYMVVFELNLAAGLSWWPIMGGLTRLCQSQRVAFWPNLLGLNLFAVFGQIVGLMSGLALGTSDPTEWMIPLAGPVLGMIVLLFVAFANVTSITSLAYSTSMALKQIKFIERMDWSRLTFYFFALTVPFIFFPDEVYSHFSTFLAFSGTIFGPLSAVYFVDFFVLRRQRLDIGSLYLEGDGKPYYYWGGFNWAGILAVAIATMIYFIILDPLTFDSSTAFLYMTASIPAILLAGVLHYVLSKMITVPKGLGAYGKP from the coding sequence ATGAGTCAGCACAACGAAAGTACGTTTGGATTGTTACCGGTTTTGCCGAACGAAAGAGTGTGGAACGGTTTCGACTTCTCGATGGTTAACATAGGATTGGCGATCGCGACGTGGGGATTTCTCATTGGCGGAACCCTTTCCGAGTTTGTCGATTTGAAGATGGGAATCGCCGCATCCATTGCCGGGAATACACTCGGCATTATCATGATGGCGTTGGCGACGTCTATCCCGTCGTCGAAGTACGGAATTGACCAGTACGTGTCGTTGCGGAGCGTGTTAGGTTTTCACGGAGTCAAACTGGCATTAGCCGTCATGGTCTTGATCGAGTTTGGCTGGTGCGCCGTCCTGGCGATTATGTTCGGACGGGCATCGACGAATATTTTAAGTGAAATAACGGCACTTTCCCAATCATCGCTCGTTTCGATTGTTGTATTTGCGTTTTTGGCGATCGTCATTAGTTGGCTGATCGTCGCCAAAGGGCCGGTGTCCATTAAATGGTTAAACCGAATCGTCGCGCCCGGTCTAATCATTATTTTGATTGCCATGTTAGCCATTTTGTTGTCGAGGTACTCGTGGGGTGAACTGCTTGCGTTACAACCGATAAATCCTGCCCCTGACCGCTGGTGGAACTACATGGTTGTGTTTGAATTGAACTTGGCGGCTGGACTGTCCTGGTGGCCGATCATGGGCGGGTTAACGCGACTTTGTCAATCACAGCGAGTCGCTTTCTGGCCGAACTTGCTCGGCTTAAACTTGTTTGCTGTGTTTGGCCAAATCGTCGGCTTAATGTCGGGATTGGCCCTCGGGACGAGCGATCCGACCGAATGGATGATTCCGTTAGCCGGTCCGGTGCTCGGAATGATCGTGCTGTTGTTTGTCGCATTTGCGAACGTCACGTCGATTACGTCACTCGCGTATTCGACGTCCATGGCGTTGAAACAAATTAAGTTTATTGAACGGATGGACTGGTCGAGACTGACGTTTTACTTTTTTGCGTTGACGGTTCCTTTTATCTTTTTCCCCGATGAAGTGTACAGCCACTTCAGTACGTTTTTGGCATTTAGTGGAACGATTTTTGGACCGTTGTCGGCGGTTTACTTTGTCGACTTTTTCGTCTTGCGCCGCCAGCGGTTGGATATTGGGAGCCTGTATTTAGAAGGGGATGGCAAACCGTACTACTACTGGGGAGGATTTAACTGGGCGGGTATTCTCGCCGTGGCGATCGCGACGATGATTTACTTTATCATTTTAGATCCGCTCACATTTGACAGTTCGACAGCGTTTCTTTACATGACGGCATCGATTCCGGCGATCCTGTTAGCCGGTGTACTCCATTATGTTCTCTCAAAAATGATAACCGTGCCGAAGGGATTGGGTGCCTATGGAAAGCCATAA
- a CDS encoding sigma-54 interaction domain-containing protein, translating into MFTEMELEAIVRFSHDNIVIADGEGTVLRVSPNCTDIYGKEPSYLIGKTVFQLEKERIFAPSVTVRVLKDKKETQVMQKTKNGRIVMATGIPIYDDNRNIVRVISFSHDLTELERLKNDYEALQAKMERYETEIEELKEKVAKDQHIVVKSPNMEKIWKLVNRVARSDATVLFLGESGVGKNVFARALHDGSTRREERFIEVNCGAVPKNLFESEMFGYEGGAFTGADKRGKPGIFEMADKGTLFLDEIAELPLDMQVKLLQVLQERKVTRIGGREAKPVDFRLVAATNQDLESLVKQKKFRQDLFYRLNVVPIAIPPLRERKEDIYQLAHYYLSKFNEKYNMHKMLHTATVDALIHYDWPGNVRELENLMERLVITSERNTIYPHHLPFATREEAGDYEKHDWSVLETFEHRGLTLQEALREVEKNWLTRAYRQYKTTYEMAQYLGVSQSTVVRRLKKYGINSK; encoded by the coding sequence ATGTTCACTGAGATGGAATTGGAAGCGATCGTCCGCTTCTCCCACGACAATATCGTCATTGCCGACGGAGAGGGCACTGTGTTGCGCGTCAGCCCCAACTGCACGGACATTTACGGAAAAGAACCGTCGTACTTAATTGGCAAGACTGTGTTTCAACTGGAGAAGGAACGCATTTTTGCTCCCTCTGTGACCGTCAGAGTGTTAAAAGACAAAAAGGAAACTCAGGTCATGCAAAAGACGAAAAACGGACGCATCGTGATGGCGACAGGCATTCCCATTTACGATGACAACCGAAACATCGTCAGGGTCATCAGTTTTTCCCACGATTTGACCGAACTCGAGCGGCTAAAAAACGACTACGAAGCGTTGCAGGCCAAAATGGAACGGTATGAAACCGAGATCGAAGAATTGAAAGAAAAGGTAGCAAAGGACCAACACATCGTTGTGAAGAGCCCAAACATGGAAAAAATATGGAAACTCGTGAACAGGGTCGCTCGGTCGGATGCGACGGTGCTCTTTTTGGGAGAATCGGGAGTGGGGAAAAACGTCTTTGCCCGCGCCTTACACGACGGAAGTACACGAAGGGAGGAAAGGTTCATCGAAGTCAACTGTGGCGCCGTTCCCAAGAACTTATTTGAATCGGAAATGTTCGGATACGAGGGAGGCGCGTTTACAGGTGCGGACAAACGGGGAAAACCCGGCATTTTTGAAATGGCGGATAAAGGGACGTTGTTTCTCGATGAAATTGCAGAACTGCCCTTGGACATGCAAGTGAAGCTGCTGCAAGTACTGCAGGAAAGGAAAGTGACGAGAATCGGCGGAAGGGAAGCCAAGCCCGTGGATTTTCGACTCGTAGCGGCGACGAACCAGGATTTAGAGAGCCTGGTGAAACAAAAAAAGTTTCGCCAAGACTTGTTCTACCGTTTGAATGTCGTTCCCATCGCGATCCCGCCGTTACGCGAACGCAAAGAAGATATTTATCAACTGGCGCACTACTACTTGTCCAAATTTAATGAGAAATACAACATGCACAAAATGCTCCACACCGCAACGGTTGACGCGCTTATCCACTACGATTGGCCCGGGAATGTGCGGGAACTGGAAAACTTGATGGAACGTCTCGTCATCACGTCTGAAAGGAACACGATATACCCCCATCACCTTCCTTTCGCCACCCGAGAGGAAGCAGGTGACTACGAAAAGCACGATTGGAGTGTGTTAGAGACATTTGAACACCGGGGCCTGACCCTGCAAGAGGCCTTGAGAGAAGTGGAGAAAAACTGGCTTACGAGGGCGTATCGCCAATATAAAACAACGTATGAGATGGCGCAGTATTTAGGGGTGAGTCAGTCGACAGTCGTCCGGCGGCTAAAAAAATACGGCATTAATTCAAAATGA
- a CDS encoding MFS transporter, with amino-acid sequence MEKSMTARNFNEKLPFKVKLAYGLSGYYSFITWTAFSYYGLYFFTDVVGLSAVFAGAIISLGTLWDAITDPVVGGISDNLKSKYGRRRPLIIGVALPFVILSILMFTNWGFSEPVANVYFVIMILLYYTAQTVLDISSSALGSEMTLDYDERSTLATYKNYFGLMATVAISPTLVLVAYFGGWFENADFGWSLTLGVYMIVALVFIFILWRTTRGYERHREEGISKFSIADIKELFKNKAARIVAIIFALGIFSNTINYAIQVYYFTNYVQLTEGQIASITLVFGVASIIGAWIVDILMKKFGKKLAWIIGVGSEGIVLFAMVGLFIHPGQIGLIYALVILMAVGNAAVYQVPWAMIPDCVDVTELYTNKRMDGIIFGIIAFLQKASGALGAAFLGVLLSAIGYSEAAVQSPETVSGIKNIFGFLVGGLYIV; translated from the coding sequence ATGGAAAAAAGCATGACGGCAAGAAATTTTAACGAAAAGCTGCCTTTTAAAGTTAAGCTGGCGTACGGTTTATCTGGTTACTACAGCTTCATTACGTGGACAGCTTTCAGTTATTACGGATTGTACTTTTTTACAGACGTAGTGGGTCTCTCAGCCGTGTTCGCAGGGGCGATCATTTCACTCGGTACTTTATGGGATGCAATAACCGACCCCGTCGTTGGAGGTATTTCTGACAACCTTAAGAGCAAATATGGAAGAAGGCGTCCGCTGATTATTGGTGTTGCACTTCCATTCGTGATCCTCAGTATACTGATGTTCACAAACTGGGGATTCAGCGAACCTGTTGCGAATGTATATTTTGTAATCATGATTTTACTGTATTACACAGCACAGACCGTACTTGATATTTCATCATCAGCCCTTGGATCCGAAATGACATTGGACTACGATGAAAGGTCTACACTTGCGACGTACAAGAATTACTTCGGCCTGATGGCAACCGTTGCGATCAGCCCTACACTCGTACTGGTAGCGTATTTTGGGGGATGGTTTGAAAATGCCGATTTCGGTTGGAGCCTCACTCTGGGCGTTTATATGATTGTTGCACTTGTTTTCATTTTTATTCTTTGGAGAACAACGAGAGGATATGAAAGACACAGAGAAGAAGGTATAAGTAAGTTCTCGATTGCCGATATCAAAGAATTGTTCAAAAATAAGGCAGCGAGAATTGTTGCCATTATATTCGCACTCGGAATTTTCTCAAATACTATCAACTATGCAATTCAGGTTTATTACTTCACAAACTATGTGCAGCTGACTGAAGGTCAAATTGCAAGCATTACCTTGGTGTTTGGTGTGGCAAGTATTATTGGAGCCTGGATTGTTGACATACTTATGAAGAAATTTGGTAAGAAGTTGGCGTGGATCATCGGCGTTGGATCTGAAGGGATCGTTTTGTTTGCCATGGTTGGACTATTCATTCACCCAGGACAAATTGGATTAATTTATGCATTGGTCATTCTCATGGCTGTTGGCAATGCTGCAGTTTACCAGGTACCTTGGGCGATGATCCCTGACTGTGTTGATGTTACTGAACTTTATACAAACAAGAGGATGGATGGAATCATATTTGGAATCATTGCTTTCCTTCAAAAGGCTTCAGGTGCTTTAGGTGCAGCATTCCTTGGTGTTTTGCTTTCAGCAATCGGATATTCTGAAGCAGCTGTACAGTCACCTGAAACTGTTTCAGGCATTAAGAACATTTTCGGATTTCTGGTTGGAGGTCTCTATATCGTTTAA